The following proteins are encoded in a genomic region of Brachypodium distachyon strain Bd21 chromosome 1, Brachypodium_distachyon_v3.0, whole genome shotgun sequence:
- the LOC100843532 gene encoding zinc finger protein 8, giving the protein MGGGGGEGGGGGGTAHDFANVASFSELPFLRSGAAPRESPNSGIRLFGIDVPHASSPEGRTTESPGAGITPAAATQSSSTTIAAPDSNRKFECHYCCRHFPTSQALGGHQNAHKRERQHAKRVQMQSAMAAAAAAAGGAHHHHLLGYPQHRFGVAGPAVATLYPSWPTVNGGAGGVSYGPQFYRGIGSVGQPINGNPLPAGALWRGPLQAAHGNTGMPLAGERRPVPRSSSMFGADEPPRASASASLGASPSSSSSLLLPPQGQFACEQPATTAAEGVSLDLHL; this is encoded by the coding sequence AtgggcggtggtggcggtgaaggcggtggcggtggcggcacggCTCATGACTTCGCCAACGTCGCATCCTTCTCCGAGTTGCCGTTCCTGCGCTCCGGTGCCGCTCCACGCGAAAGCCCCAACTCTGGCATCCGCCTCTTCGGCATTGACGTCCCGCATGCATCGTCACCTGAGGGCAGGACTACAGAATcccccggcgccggcatcACCCCTGCTGCCGCCACGCAGAGCAGCAGTACTACCATCGCCGCCCCCGACAGCAACCGCAAGTTCGAGTGTCACTACTGCTGCAGGCACTTCCCGACGTCGCAGGCGCTCGGCGGCCACCAGAACGCGCACAAGCGCGAGCGGCAGCATGCAAAGCGGGTGCAGATGCAGTCCGctatggctgctgctgccgcggcagctgGCGGTgcgcaccaccaccacctcctcgggTACCCGCAGCACCGCTTCGGTGTTGCAGGCCCCGCGGTGGCGACATTGTACCCGTCGTGGCCCACGGTGAACGGCGGGGCAGGCGGCGTCTCCTATGGCCCGCAGTTCTACAGAGGGATCGGGTCCGTCGGCCAGCCGATCAACGGGAACCCTCTGCCTGCTGGGGCGCTGTGGCGGGGGCCGCTGCAGGCTGCGCATGGGAACACAGGCATGCCGTTGGCAGGAGAGCGGCGGCCAGTTCCGCGGTCGTCGTCCATGTTCGGAGCAGATGAGCCGCCGAGAGCTTCGGCTTCAGCTTCTCTTGGGGcgtctccctcttcttcttcctctttgcTGCTACCCCCACAAGGTCAGTTTGCTTGCGAGCAGCCAGCGACCACCGCAGCCGAGGGTGTGAGCTTAGATTTGCATCTATAA
- the LOC100832587 gene encoding pentatricopeptide repeat-containing protein ATP4 homolog, chloroplastic has protein sequence MASLPICPSSPSSFLSWPHRSAALSFQPKNPSTSSPTAAHVSVQESPPQDPPRPAGPGQNPKTSSNNTRFLWVNPNSPRAAELARARAGSARRARLGAAAAALGACEPAEAPVAAALAAAFPEPPSEQDAVIVLNTVVGNPATALLALRWFLGNAEVRNKGILYNVVLKALRKRRRWSDTEALWDEMLRDGVQPDNTTFSTVISCARACGLPRKAVEWFEKMPGLGCSPDMLTYSAVIDAYGRAGDADMALRLYDRARAEKCQLDPVICATVIKVHSTSGNFAGALNVFEEMKAVGVKPNLVVYNTVLDAMGRAMRPWVVKTIHREMVSQQVQPNRATYCCLLQAYTRARYGEDAMVVYRMMKDEVMDIDVVLYNMLLSMCADIGYIDEAEEIFRDMKAHTDTRFKPDSWTYSSMVTLYSCTGNVLGAEGILKEMAEAGFKPNIFILTSLIRCYGKAGHTDDVVRSFGMLEDLNIRPDDRFCGCLLTVAADTPVEELGKVVDCIDRSNAQLGTVVKLLVDRNASTESFREAARGILSGVRGVVKVPYCNCLMDLCVNLGQTEKACALLDVALQLDVYRNVQTKTQTQWSLHLRGLSVGAALTTLHVWMNDLRSTLQSGEELPPLLGIHTGEGRNMYSDKGLASAFESHLKEIDAPFHAAPDKAGWFLTTSVAAKHWLKAKESSELVAV, from the coding sequence ATGGCTTCCCTGCCTATCTGCCCCTCGtccccttcctccttcctctcaTGGCCGCACCGCTCAGCTGCCCTCTCCTTCCAACCCAAGAACCCGTCCACCTCCtcgcccaccgccgcccatGTCTCGGTCCAGGAATCGCCGCCACAGGACCCGCCGCGTCCCGCTGGCCCCGGCCAAAATCCCAAGACTTCCAGCAATAATACGAGGTTCCTCTGGGTCAACCCCAAcagcccgcgcgccgccgagctcgcccGCGCGCGTGCCGGAtccgcccgccgcgcccgcctcggtgccgccgctgccgcgctGGGCGCGTGCGAACCCGCCGAGgcgcccgtcgccgccgcgctcgcggCCGCCTTCCCCGAGCCCCCCTCCGAGCAGGACGCCGTCATTGTGCTGAACACGGTCGTTGGCAACCCGGCCACCGCCCTGCTCGCGCTGCGCTGGTTCCTCGGGAACGCGGAGGTCCGCAACAAGGGCATCCTCTACAACGTCGTGCTCAAGGCGCTGCGCAAgaggcggcgctggagcgACACGGAGGCGCTCTGGGACGAGATGCTGCGGGACGGCGTGCAGCCGGATAACACCACCTTCTCGACCGTCATCAGCTGCGCGCGCGCCTGCGGTCTGCCCCGCAAGGCCGTGGAGTGGTTCGAGAAGATGCCGGGGCTGGGTTGCTCGCCGGACATGCTCACCTACTCGGCCGTGATCGACGCCTACGGCCGCGCCGGGGACGCCGACATGGCCCTCCGCTTGTACGACCGTGCTCGTGCCGAGAAATGCCAGCTCGACCCAGTCATATGCGCCACGGTGATCAAGGTGCACTCCACCAGCGGCAACTTCGCCGGCGCGCTCAACGTGTTTGAGGAAATGAAGGCGGTCGGCGTCAAGCCAAACCTGGTCGTGTACAACACCGTCCTGGACGCCATGGGCCGCGCCATGCGGCCTTGGGTGGTGAAGACCATCCACAGGGAGATGGTCAGCCAGCAGGTGCAGCCCAACAGGGCAACCTACTGCTGCCTCCTGCAGGCATACACGAGAGCACGGTATGGCGAGGATGCAATGGTCGTGTATCGGATGATGAAGGACGAGGTGATGGACATCGACGTGGTGCTGTACAACATGCTCCTGTCGATGTGCGCCGACATCGGCTACATCGATGAGGCTGAGGAGATCTTCAGGGACATGAAGGCGCACACGGATACCCGGTTCAAGCCTGATAGCTGGACCTACTCATCAATGGTCACGCTGTATTCTTGCACAGGCAATGTCCTGGGTGCAGAGGGCATACTTAAGGAGATGGCAGAGGCAGGTTTCAAGCCCAACATCTTCATCCTTACCTCGCTCATCAGGTGCTACGGCAAAGCGGGACACACCGACGACGTGGTCAGGTCATTTGGCATGCTCGAAGACCTCAACATCAGGCCCGACGACAGATTCTGCGGCTGCCTTCTTACGGTGGCAGCGGACACGCCGGTTGAAGAACTGGGCAAGGTAGTTGACTGCATCGACAGAAGCAATGCCCAGCTCGGCACCGTCGTAAAACTCCTGGTCGACCGGAACGCTTCCACTGAATCCTTCAGGGAAGCGGCCAGGGGCATCCTGAGCGGCGTCCGTGGCGTGGTGAAGGTGCCCTACTGCAACTGCTTGATGGACCTGTGTGTGAACCTGGGCCAGACGGAGAAAGCCTGCGCGCTCCTCGATGTCGCGCTGCAGCTGGACGTCTACCGCAACGTCCAGACGAAGACACAGACGCAGTGGTCGCTGCACCTCAGGGGGCTCTCCGTCGGCGCCGCCCTGACCACGCTCCATGTCTGGATGAACGATCTGCGCTCGACGCTGCAGAGCGGGGAAGAGCTGCCTCCGTTGCTTGGGATACACACAGGAGAGGGGAGGAACATGTACTCAGACAAAGGGCTGGCATCCGCCTTTGAGTCGCATCTCAAGGAGATCGACGCACCCTTCCATGCCGCTCCCGACAAGGCCGGCTGGTTCTTGACGACGAGCGTTGCTGCCAAGCACTGGCTGAAGGCGAAGGAGTCTTCGGAGCTGGTGGCTGTGTAA
- the LOC100832897 gene encoding cysteine synthase 2 isoform X1, whose translation MAAATAAGATAAAAAISLFAYYLLLHKSGSKFPWSRTTGASGRRTRRKGLVEAIGNTPLIRINSLSDATGCEILGKAEFLNPGGSVKDRVAVKIIEEALKSGDLVCGGVVTEGSAGSTAISLATVAPAYGCRCHVVIPDDAAVEKSQIIEALGAIVERVRPVSITHRDHFVNIARRRALEANIASTQIESNDRQTNGSAYVKTKMLHTKQTNGSAHANTELSSTGKYCPISDSKGGFFADQFENLANYRAHYEWTGPEIWEQTKGTIHAFVAAAGTGGTIAGVSRYLKEKNRNVQCFLMDPPGSGLFNKVTRGVMYTKEEAEGKRLKNPFDTITEGIGINRVTRNFMMAELDGAYRGTDREAVEMSRFLLRKDGLFLGSSSAMNCVGAARVAQDLGPGHTIVTILCDSGMRHLSKFFNDEYLANHGLTPTATGLEFLDQ comes from the exons ATGGCGGCTGCGACGGCGGCAGGAGCaaccgccgcggccgccgccatatCCCTATTCGCATactacctcctcctccacaagAGCGGCTCCAAGTTCCCATGGTCCCGCACGACCGGCGCGAGCGGCCGGAGGACGAGGCGGAAGGGCCTTGTGGAGGCCATCGGCAACACGCCTCTCATCCGCATCAACAGCCTCTCCGACGCCACAGGTTGCGAG ATTCTGGGAAAGGCCGAGTTTCTGAACCCGGGAGGCAGCGTGAAGGACCGCGTGGCAGTAAAGATCATCGAGGAG GCTCTGAAATCTGGGGATCTTGTCTGTGGTGGTGTAGTAACAGAGGGGAGCGCTGGAAGTACAGCTATTAGCCTGGCCACTGTTGCTCCTGCTTATGGCTGCAGATGCCATGTTGTTATCCCTGATGATGCTGCTGTTGAGAAG TCTCAAATCATTGAGGCACTTGGAGCTATCGTGGAGCGAGTGCGCCCTGTTTCAATCACTCACAGAGACCATTTTGTCAACATTGCAAGAAGAAGGGCTTTAGAAGCAAATATAGCATCGACACAAATAGAATCGAATGACAGACAAACTAACGGCTCAGCATATGTCAAAACTAAAATGctgcacaccaaacaaactaACGGTTCAGCACATGCCAATACTGAATTATCATCCACTGGGAAATATTGTCCTATTTCTGATTCAAAGGGCGGTTTCTTTGCTGACCAATTTGAGAATTTGGCTAACTATCGAGCCCATTATGAATGGACCGGTCCTGAGATATGGGAGCAAACTAAAGGGACCATTCATGCGTTTGTTGCTGCAGCTGGTACTGGTGGTACAATTGCTGGAGTCTCGCGATATCTTAAG GAGAAGAACAGAAATGTACAATGCTTTTTAATGGACCCACCTGGATCTGGTCTGTTTAATAAGGTTACTAGAGGGGTTATGTATACAAAAGAGGAGGCTGAGGGCAAAAGGCTGAAGAATCCTTTTGACACTATTACTGAAGGAATTGGAATCAACAGGGTGACAAGAAATTTTATGATGGCAGAACTGGATGGAGCTTACCGAGGAACAGATAGAGAAGCTGTCGAGATGTCTAG GTTCCTGTTGAGAAAGGATGGACTATTTCTCGGGAGTTCTTCTGCCATGAATTGTGTTGGGGCTGCAAGAGTTGCCCAGGATTTAGGTCCAGGACATACAATTGTGACAATTCTCTGTGACAGTGGGATGAGGCATCTAAGCAAGTTTTTCAATGATGAATATTTGGCTAATCATGGCTTGACGCCAACAGCTACTGGTCTGGAATTTCTGGATCAGTGA
- the LOC100832897 gene encoding cysteine synthase 2 isoform X2: MVPHDRRERPEDEAEGPCGGHRQHASHPHQQPLRRHRLRDSGKGRVSEPGRQREGPRGSKDHRGVTEGSAGSTAISLATVAPAYGCRCHVVIPDDAAVEKSQIIEALGAIVERVRPVSITHRDHFVNIARRRALEANIASTQIESNDRQTNGSAYVKTKMLHTKQTNGSAHANTELSSTGKYCPISDSKGGFFADQFENLANYRAHYEWTGPEIWEQTKGTIHAFVAAAGTGGTIAGVSRYLKEKNRNVQCFLMDPPGSGLFNKVTRGVMYTKEEAEGKRLKNPFDTITEGIGINRVTRNFMMAELDGAYRGTDREAVEMSRFLLRKDGLFLGSSSAMNCVGAARVAQDLGPGHTIVTILCDSGMRHLSKFFNDEYLANHGLTPTATGLEFLDQ; this comes from the exons ATGGTCCCGCACGACCGGCGCGAGCGGCCGGAGGACGAGGCGGAAGGGCCTTGTGGAGGCCATCGGCAACACGCCTCTCATCCGCATCAACAGCCTCTCCGACGCCACAGGTTGCGAG ATTCTGGGAAAGGCCGAGTTTCTGAACCCGGGAGGCAGCGTGAAGGACCGCGTGGCAGTAAAGATCATCGAGGAG TAACAGAGGGGAGCGCTGGAAGTACAGCTATTAGCCTGGCCACTGTTGCTCCTGCTTATGGCTGCAGATGCCATGTTGTTATCCCTGATGATGCTGCTGTTGAGAAG TCTCAAATCATTGAGGCACTTGGAGCTATCGTGGAGCGAGTGCGCCCTGTTTCAATCACTCACAGAGACCATTTTGTCAACATTGCAAGAAGAAGGGCTTTAGAAGCAAATATAGCATCGACACAAATAGAATCGAATGACAGACAAACTAACGGCTCAGCATATGTCAAAACTAAAATGctgcacaccaaacaaactaACGGTTCAGCACATGCCAATACTGAATTATCATCCACTGGGAAATATTGTCCTATTTCTGATTCAAAGGGCGGTTTCTTTGCTGACCAATTTGAGAATTTGGCTAACTATCGAGCCCATTATGAATGGACCGGTCCTGAGATATGGGAGCAAACTAAAGGGACCATTCATGCGTTTGTTGCTGCAGCTGGTACTGGTGGTACAATTGCTGGAGTCTCGCGATATCTTAAG GAGAAGAACAGAAATGTACAATGCTTTTTAATGGACCCACCTGGATCTGGTCTGTTTAATAAGGTTACTAGAGGGGTTATGTATACAAAAGAGGAGGCTGAGGGCAAAAGGCTGAAGAATCCTTTTGACACTATTACTGAAGGAATTGGAATCAACAGGGTGACAAGAAATTTTATGATGGCAGAACTGGATGGAGCTTACCGAGGAACAGATAGAGAAGCTGTCGAGATGTCTAG GTTCCTGTTGAGAAAGGATGGACTATTTCTCGGGAGTTCTTCTGCCATGAATTGTGTTGGGGCTGCAAGAGTTGCCCAGGATTTAGGTCCAGGACATACAATTGTGACAATTCTCTGTGACAGTGGGATGAGGCATCTAAGCAAGTTTTTCAATGATGAATATTTGGCTAATCATGGCTTGACGCCAACAGCTACTGGTCTGGAATTTCTGGATCAGTGA
- the LOC100843842 gene encoding CCR4-NOT transcription complex subunit 9 isoform X2, which translates to MTNLQPSLSFAGALAACTSPICGGTAGLQEGNDRKMASAEQLVLDICNPKLRENALLQLAKMREICQDLLAPLLWHSFGTIAALLQDIVRIYPALSPPTLTPGASNRVCNALALLQCIASHPETRIPFLNASIPLFLYPFLSTTSKTRPFEYLRLTSLGVIGALVKVATYIVQKIMLDDVGLSYVCATPERMVSVATILSNMVVSLADQPSKATRLLKHIIRCYLRLSDDLRARAALGHCLPAALKDGTFSDCLLDDPATRRCLQQLLHNVTDGRGIGEAPQLGLDHIIGR; encoded by the exons ATGACGAATCTGCAGCCTTCCCTCTCCTTCGCCGGGGCCTTGGCGGCGTGTACCTCTCCGATCTGTGGCGGCACAGCCGGCTTGCAGGAAGGCAATGACAGGAAGATGGCGTccgcggagcagctggtgctCGACATCTGCAACCCCAAACTGCGCGAGAACGCCCTCCTCCAGCTCGCTAAG ATGAGGGAGATATGCCAAGATCTGCTGGCTCCGCTCTTGTGGCACTCGTTTGGTACAATTGCTGCTCTGCTTCAG GATATTGTGAGGATCTATCCTGCACTTTCACCGCCAACTTTAACTCCAGGCGCATCAAACCGGGTTTGCAACGCCCTTGCACTTCTTCAG TGTATTGCATCGCACCCTGAGACGAGGATCCCTTTCTTAAATG CTAGCATTCCACTCTTCTTATACCCTTTCTTGAGTACCACCAGCAAAACAAGACCTTTTGAGTACCTGCGGCTTACCAGCTTGGGTGTTATCGGTGCTCTTGTTAAG GTGGCTACCTACATTGTACAAAAGATTATGCTTGATGATGTTGGACTGTCCTACGTCTGTGCCACCCCTGAGCGTATGGTGTCCGTGGCCACTATTTTATCAAACATGGTAGTTTCACTTGCTGATCAGCCTTCCAAAGCCACGAGATTGCTCAAGCACATCATCCGATGTTACCTCAGGTTATCAGATGATCTCAG GGCCCGTGCTGCACTGGGACATTGCCTTCCTGCCGCGCTGAAAGATGGGACATTCAGTGACTGTCTTTTA GATGACCCGGCAACTAGGCGCTGCCTCCAGCAACTGCTGCATAATGTGACGGACGGACGAGGCATAGGAGAAGCTCCTCAGCTAGGCCTAGATCACATAATAGGGAGATAA
- the LOC100843842 gene encoding CCR4-NOT transcription complex subunit 9 isoform X1, producing the protein MTNLQPSLSFAGALAACTSPICGGTAGLQEGNDRKMASAEQLVLDICNPKLRENALLQLAKMREICQDLLAPLLWHSFGTIAALLQDIVRIYPALSPPTLTPGASNRVCNALALLQCIASHPETRIPFLNASIPLFLYPFLSTTSKTRPFEYLRLTSLGVIGALVKVDDTKVTSFLLQTEIIPLCLRTMEMGTELSKTVATYIVQKIMLDDVGLSYVCATPERMVSVATILSNMVVSLADQPSKATRLLKHIIRCYLRLSDDLRARAALGHCLPAALKDGTFSDCLLDDPATRRCLQQLLHNVTDGRGIGEAPQLGLDHIIGR; encoded by the exons ATGACGAATCTGCAGCCTTCCCTCTCCTTCGCCGGGGCCTTGGCGGCGTGTACCTCTCCGATCTGTGGCGGCACAGCCGGCTTGCAGGAAGGCAATGACAGGAAGATGGCGTccgcggagcagctggtgctCGACATCTGCAACCCCAAACTGCGCGAGAACGCCCTCCTCCAGCTCGCTAAG ATGAGGGAGATATGCCAAGATCTGCTGGCTCCGCTCTTGTGGCACTCGTTTGGTACAATTGCTGCTCTGCTTCAG GATATTGTGAGGATCTATCCTGCACTTTCACCGCCAACTTTAACTCCAGGCGCATCAAACCGGGTTTGCAACGCCCTTGCACTTCTTCAG TGTATTGCATCGCACCCTGAGACGAGGATCCCTTTCTTAAATG CTAGCATTCCACTCTTCTTATACCCTTTCTTGAGTACCACCAGCAAAACAAGACCTTTTGAGTACCTGCGGCTTACCAGCTTGGGTGTTATCGGTGCTCTTGTTAAG GTCGATGATACTAAGGTTACCAGTTTTCTTCTGCAAACTGAAATAATTCCTCTGTGCCTGCGTACCATGGAGATGGGCACTGAGCTATCAAAAACC GTGGCTACCTACATTGTACAAAAGATTATGCTTGATGATGTTGGACTGTCCTACGTCTGTGCCACCCCTGAGCGTATGGTGTCCGTGGCCACTATTTTATCAAACATGGTAGTTTCACTTGCTGATCAGCCTTCCAAAGCCACGAGATTGCTCAAGCACATCATCCGATGTTACCTCAGGTTATCAGATGATCTCAG GGCCCGTGCTGCACTGGGACATTGCCTTCCTGCCGCGCTGAAAGATGGGACATTCAGTGACTGTCTTTTA GATGACCCGGCAACTAGGCGCTGCCTCCAGCAACTGCTGCATAATGTGACGGACGGACGAGGCATAGGAGAAGCTCCTCAGCTAGGCCTAGATCACATAATAGGGAGATAA